A stretch of DNA from Endozoicomonas sp. 8E:
CAGCACGAATCAGCTCTGGCAGGTATTTTTCAACATTGTCTGCGCCCATGCGCACAATCACATTCAGACGACCAGCTTCGTTGTCCGGGTTGATCAGATCAATCAGGCGAATCAGATCTTCCGGAGGCATGGTTGGACCCGCCTTCAGACCAATCGGGTTACTAATACCCCGAACGAATTCAACGTGACCACCTTCAACCTGACGAGTTCTGTCGCCTACCCAGAGCATATGTGCCGAGCAGTCATACCAGTGACCGGAAAGGCTGTCCTGACGAGTCATGGCCTGCTCATAGGGCAGCAACAGAGCTTCATGGGAGGTATAGAAGTCCGTTTCGCTGATCACTCTGGAATGCTCGGAAGAAATACCGCAGGCCCTCATGAAATCAAGTGCTTCATCAATCCGATCAGCCAGATGACTGTATTGCTCAGACTGCGGACTGCTGGCGACAAAATCCAGATTCCAGGCATGAACCTGTTCCAGAGATGCAAGTCCACCCTGGGCAAAAGCCCTGAGCAGGTTCAGAGTCGATGATGCCTGATGATAGGCCTTAAGCATTCTCTCGGGGTCAGGAATTCTGGATTCAACTGTGGCATCCATGGCATTAATGATGTCGCCACGATAAATCGGCAGCTCAACACCCTCTATGACTTCGGTACCAGACGAACGGGGCTTGGCAAACTGGCCAGCCATTCTGCCTACTTTAATGACAGGACAACTGGCGCCAAATGTCAGCACAACGGCCATCTGCATCAGGACTTTGAAGGTATCCCGTATATTATCTGCTGAGAACTCCAGAAAGCTCTCGGCACAGTCACCGCCTTGCAATAGAAATGCTTTGCCCTCGGTAGCAGCTGCCAACTTCTGTCGCAACGCTCTCACCTCACCGGCAAAGACCAGCGGCGGCATGCGGTGCAACTGTTGCTCCACCTGTTTAAGGTGATCTTGATCGGGGTATTCCGGCAGCTGGATGACAGGCATTTCTCTCCAGCTATCAACTTGCCATTGATTCATTTACTCTCTCGGGGCGTCGTATTGCTTCATGAACATAACAGGTCATTTTACATGAAAGCACTGGATAAAGCCTAACCTGTTCCAAACCTTTATCAAAAAGAGTAGCCTGTTTTTTGCTTTCAGCCTTTCAACAAAAAGCCTTTACACACAATTGAAAAATTTGGTATACAATGCACTGGAAATTTAGCCAAATGCATTAACAACCATGAATTCCACACTATCCATGACCAAAACCATTATGAAACGCGGCATTATTATGTGCTGCGGGGTCTGTCGTGGATAGCTTAAAAGCAGAAAACACAGCCCCCGCACCAAGAGAAGGTCCGGGGGCTTTTTTTTGCCACTGCGAAATAAAGCGTCACGAAAAAAAGGAGAAGACAGTGAGCGAGCTCAAACTCAGACTGGTCACGACAGGTAGCCTCGACAGCCTTGAGAAAGTATTGAATTCCAGTGCAGAAGACGGCCTCAAGATCAGCAACTTTTCTGCTGAGCTGGTTCCGGAGCGAGGCCATTACGAAGTCAAAATGTCTGTCTCAGGCTTTACCAGCCAGAACCAGGTCGTCAGTAAGCTGGCTATGGAGAAAGATATTCGCGAGCTGACGCCGCTGCGCAGATGATCCAGCAGCCTGTCAAGCTGAGGTTCTTTTGAAGCTTGTTTGCGGTTGATGTTTCCTGCAGTCATTGCCTGCTGCAGGAAACGCAGGCTCATAATCAGAGCTGACCCATTACATAATTGAGACCGCCGACAATGGCTGCTACCTGGGCATCATTACACTCTTCGTCAGTCACTTTTGGGCTGTCAGGGTAAACTTCAGTCGTCGTGCCAAACTTGCAGTCTGTGATACCACCACAAAGACCCAGCTTTTTCATTGGGTAGTGGATCACACCTTCCTGAATCACCGGCGAGCCAATAATTTTCCCCTGATCGTCTGCAGGTGCAATGTGCGTTACCAGTCTGACAGAATTAATCACTGCCTTCTGGAATTCGGGAACAGGGTTTTCAGTATCACCCACTGTGTAGAAACCATCAGGTATTCCTTCCTTCACGTAGCCTTTGCCATCCCTTGCTGCCAGGGCAGGACGAAATTCAGTTTCATCCGTATCCGTAGTTTCATGCAGATCGATATGAATCAATACTTCCTGTTCCAAACCTGCCACCAGCTTCATCAAGTTGGTAGACTCTTCTGCCGGGCTGTCTTTGTAGAAGGAACGGTTAGGATCAATGGCATTGGGATTCCAGCGATTGATGGTTTCATAACCCCAGGGGCTGATGCAGGGCGCCACCAGGATATTGAACTGGCTTATAAAGTTCTGAGCCTCAACTTCCAGAAATTTTAATGCACCGTGGACGCCACTGGTTTCATACCCGTGGACTCCACCGGTCACCAAAACAACGGGCTTATCAGTATTCCAGTTTCGACTCTTGATGGCATACAAAGGAAAACGCTCAACATCATAGGAAAGGGCACCATACCGCTCAACATCATAACGCTCTTTCAAAGCCATTATTTTAGGCACAACTTCCTTTTGGTATTCACGCTTGATGGTTGCTTGTTCAAACCAGGCTTTACGCTCTTCCTTGCCCCAAACTTGACCAGGAGTACCAATCGGGAATCTATAACTGCTGCCCATCTCTCTGCCCTTAATGCATTCACTAAAAAGGAGCAGAGTATACAGAGTTGTTTGCTTAGTCGCTTGTGATGGGAACATCCAGTCCAAAAGACACTGGGTTTAACTCAAACCGGTTGCTACCGGCCTGCAGTCATCGGTAATCCACTCACTCCATGAACCCGGAAAAAGTTTGGCAGCCGACATACCGGCGTATTCCATTGCCAAAAGGTTATGACAGGCAGTAACGCCCGAGCCACAATAAAACACAGGCTCCAGCCCATCGACCATCAGAACTCCCAGCTGTTTTCGTAACTGCTCTA
This window harbors:
- a CDS encoding class II 3-deoxy-7-phosphoheptulonate synthase, with amino-acid sequence MNQWQVDSWREMPVIQLPEYPDQDHLKQVEQQLHRMPPLVFAGEVRALRQKLAAATEGKAFLLQGGDCAESFLEFSADNIRDTFKVLMQMAVVLTFGASCPVIKVGRMAGQFAKPRSSGTEVIEGVELPIYRGDIINAMDATVESRIPDPERMLKAYHQASSTLNLLRAFAQGGLASLEQVHAWNLDFVASSPQSEQYSHLADRIDEALDFMRACGISSEHSRVISETDFYTSHEALLLPYEQAMTRQDSLSGHWYDCSAHMLWVGDRTRQVEGGHVEFVRGISNPIGLKAGPTMPPEDLIRLIDLINPDNEAGRLNVIVRMGADNVEKYLPELIRAVEREGRQVLWSCDPMHGNTFKASNGYKTREVSRILREVKQFFAVHQAEGTYAGGVHFEMTGQKVTECIGGSRAVTEDSLGNRYHTHCDPRLNADQALELAFMISDTLKDCRKLRER
- a CDS encoding M14 family metallocarboxypeptidase, whose translation is MGSSYRFPIGTPGQVWGKEERKAWFEQATIKREYQKEVVPKIMALKERYDVERYGALSYDVERFPLYAIKSRNWNTDKPVVLVTGGVHGYETSGVHGALKFLEVEAQNFISQFNILVAPCISPWGYETINRWNPNAIDPNRSFYKDSPAEESTNLMKLVAGLEQEVLIHIDLHETTDTDETEFRPALAARDGKGYVKEGIPDGFYTVGDTENPVPEFQKAVINSVRLVTHIAPADDQGKIIGSPVIQEGVIHYPMKKLGLCGGITDCKFGTTTEVYPDSPKVTDEECNDAQVAAIVGGLNYVMGQL